A portion of the Gemmatimonadota bacterium genome contains these proteins:
- a CDS encoding divalent metal cation transporter, with protein sequence MNASGTTRLVALWLGRLGPGILFAATAVGVSHLVQSTRAGAQFGLTLLALILLACAIKYPAFRFGAEYAALTGRTVLSGYERQGRWLLALILLATFIE encoded by the coding sequence ATGAACGCTTCGGGAACAACTCGTCTCGTCGCCCTGTGGTTGGGGCGACTTGGGCCCGGGATTCTGTTTGCGGCCACAGCGGTCGGCGTATCGCACCTGGTCCAGTCCACGCGCGCCGGCGCCCAATTCGGTCTGACGCTCCTGGCCCTGATCCTCCTGGCGTGCGCCATCAAGTATCCCGCCTTCCGGTTCGGGGCCGAATACGCGGCGCTGACCGGCAGGACCGTGCTCAGCGGCTACGAGCGGCAGGGACGATGGTTGCTTGCGCTCATTCTCCTGGCGACCTTCATCGAGG